Below is a genomic region from Leptotrichia shahii.
CGCAAAAGCCGATAAATTAAGAGGTGCTGAAATTCCTTTAGGATTTCCAAGTGTGGGAGCCACTCAAAATATTATGATGGCAGCAGTAAAAACACCTGGAAAAACTGTTATTTCAAATGCGGCAAGAGAACCTGAAATTGTTGATTTGGGGAACTTTTTAAACAAAATGGGAGCAAAAATTACAGGACTTGGAACTCCAAATATTGAAATTGAAGGAGTTGAAGAACTTCATGCTGTGGAATATTCAATTATGCCAGATAGAATTGAAGCTGGAACTTATATAATTGCCACGTTGATTACAGAAGGAAATCTGAGAATACAAAATGCAAAACTTGAAGATCTTGGGGTATTTAAATCAGAACTGGAAGCAATGGGAGTAAAATTTGAGAAAAATGGGGAGCTTTTGAGCGTAATAGGAAAAGCAAGAGATTTGAAGCCGTCAAAAATAAAGACATTGCCACATCCAGGCTTTCCAACAGATATGCAGCCTCAAATGATGCTGCTTCAAGCACTTGTGAATGGTGGAAGTTCGATGGAAGAAACAGTATTTGAAAATAGATTTATGCATGTGCCTGAATTTAACAGAATGGGAGCAGATATTACAATAAGACATGGAGTAGCCTTTATAAATGGAGGGTTACCTTTGACAGGTGCAGAAGTAATGTCGTCAGATTTAAGGGCTGGAGCAGCATTAGTGCTTGCAGGACTTGCGGCAGATGGCGTGACAGTTGTAAATAGAGTTTATCATATTGACAGGGGATATGATAAATTGGAATTAAAATTAAATACTGTTGGAGCTCAAATTGAGAGAATTAAATTGGATATATAGTGAGTTTGTGAGTATTTTTTGGAAAAATTAAAAGACCTTTTTGATTAGGTCTTTTTTTGTATATTGGGGACAACTTGGAGATAAATTAAAATTTTAGATAAAAAATCTATTGATTCAATACATAATTTTATGTATAATAATACTGAGGTGATGAAATGCCAATGACGTCAACGAAATAATAAAATTACTTAAAAAGAACGGATTTGTACAAATTGTAGGCGGTAAAGGTTCTCATAAGAAATTTTATAACAGAGTACGGGCAAATCAACTATTGTTCCTGATCATAAACAAGAACTTGGTAAAGGTTTGGAGCATAGAATTTTAAAACAAGCTGGACTTAAATAAGTCTAGTTTGTACCTCATAAAAGGAGAGTGAATAAATATGGTAGTATACCCAGCAATATTTCATAAATCAGTAGAAGGAGGATATGTTGTAGTATTTCCAGATTTTGATTACGGGGCAACAGAAGGGAAGTCATTAGAAGAAGCAATGGAAATGGCTGAAGATTATATTGGTACTTGGTTGTATGATGACTTTGTGAATAATAGAAAATTGACAGTTCCGAGTAAATTAAATGATATTTCTATTGAGATTTCTGAAGATGAAAAGGAATTTTATGTGGAAGGTGAAAGTTTTAAGACGTTAGTTGCTTTGGATATGTTGAAATACGTGAGTGAGTGTAAAAATACAGTAGTTAGAAAAAATGTATCTATACCTAGCTGGTTAAACGAAATGGCAAAAAATCAAAATTTGAATTTTTCTCAAATATTGCAAAATGCTTTAAAACAAGAATTAAAAATAGAATATTAATATTTAGTTGCAGTTATTAAATTAGCTGTGATTTCTCGTTACGTTATAAAAATTTTTGGATGCATTGTCTTTTAAATTTATTTATGATAAAATAAAAGTGTAGTAGATATGGTAAATATACTCAAATGAATAAAATTTTAAGAAGTTGAAGGCTCTTGAGTTTGTGAGAGCTTTTTTCTTATTTGTTTTTTTGTATTTGATGGATAAAAAAGTAAAGGGAATAGGTGTAAGATGGGAAAATTAATAATTGTAGAAGGAACGGATGGAAGCGGGAAGCAGACACAGACAGAATTGCTGTGTAAAAAATTGAAGGAAATAAAGGGAGAAGGAAAAGTAAAAAAAATATCTTTTCCAAATTATGAGAGTAGAGCTTCAGAACCTGTAAAAATGTATCTTGCAGGCGAATTTGGTGAAACTGCGGAAAGCGTTAATGCCTATGCGGCTTCGGTACTTTATTCAGTTGACAGGTTTGCTTCGTTTAAGACTGAATGGGAAAAGTTTTATGAAAATGGAGGGATTGTGATTAGTGATAGATATACAATTTCAAATATGATCCATCAAGTTCCAAAAATTTATGATAAGATTGAAAAGGAAAAATATTTAGATTGGCTTACAGATTTAGAGTGGGTAAAAATTGGGATACCAAAGCCAGATGTTGTGTTTTTTTTGGATATTCCTTTTGAAATCAGTCAGAAACTTATAAAGGATCGGGAAAATAAAATAACTGGGAAGAAAGAAAAGGATATTCATGAGAAGGATAAGAATTATTTGAAAAATGCTTATGAAGTGGCGAAAGATCTTTCGGTAAAATATGGATGGAATGTAATTTCTTGTATAAATGAGAATAAATTGAAGGAAATAGAAGATATAAATAATGAAATGCTGAGAATAATATTGAAAAATATTTAGAAATATACGGTTTTTAATTTTATTAAAAAATATTTTTAAAATAAACAAAAACATATAAAAAGTAATTAAATTATGGTATAATAATATTTAGAGTAAAAATGTTAAAATAAGGAGAGGGTGTAATGGCTAGAAAAAAGGCAGAAGAAAAAGATGACAAAGGATTAAGTGAAAGAGAAAAAATGCTTAATTTGGCACTAAAACAAATAGAGAAAGATTATGGTGAAGGTGCTATAATGAAGCTTGGTGAAAATCAGAAAATGAATATTAGAGCTATTTCTACGGGAAGTTTGAATTTGGATATAGCACTTGGGATTGGAGGAGTTCCGAGAGGGAGAATTGTTGAAATTTATGGAGCTGAGTCTTCGGGGAAAACAACTCTTGCACTCCATATTATTGCGGAAGCTCAAAAGGCTGGAGGAACTGTGGCATTTATTGATGCGGAACATGCTCTTGATCCAGTTTATGCAAAGGCTCTTGGAGTAAATATTGATGAACTTTTAATTTCACAGCCTGATACTGGGGAGCAGGCACTTGAGATTTCAGACATGCTTGTCAGAAGTGGTGCAATGGATGTAATTGTTGTGGATTCGGTTGCGGCACTTGTTCCAAAAGCTGAAATTGAAGGGGAAATGGGAGATCAGCAAATGGGACTTCAAGCAAGACTTATGTCAAAAGCACTTAGAAAATTGACAGGAACTATTGCAAAATCTGATACGGTTATGATTTTTATTAATCAAATAAGAGAAAAAATCGGAGGATTTTCATTTACTCCAGGTCCACAAACTACAACCTCAGGAGGACGTGCATTAAAGTTCTTTTCAACAGTTAGAATGGAAGTGAAGAGAGTAGGTTCTGTAAAGCAAGGAGACGACGTTATTGGAAATGAAGTTCTGGTAAAAGTTACAAAAAATAAAGTTGCTCCGCCATTTAAAGAAGCTAGATTTAATGTTATGTATGGACAGGGAATTTCTAGAATTGGAGAAGTGCTGGATGCAGCGATAAATTTAGGAATCGCTTCAAAGGCTGGAGCGTGGTTTAGCTATGGAGAAGAACGATTGGGACAAGGTCGTGTAAATGTGGAAAATATGCTAAAAGAAAATAAAGAACTATACGGAAGATTAGAAAAAGATGTGTTAGAAGCTATTCGTCCAAAACAGGAAGAAGTTAAACAGGAAAATCCAGAAAATGATCAAGCTCAAAATGATGGAAATGGCGAAATAGAAGGTAATGAAAATTAATAAAATTTATCGGAATAAAATGTACCTTGATACAGGAGAAATTATGGATATAAGTCTGCTTATCAGGCAAAGATACGATTTGAAGGAAAATGATAACATCGAGAGGTTTTATGACGAGATTTCTTATGAAGCCTCTCTTGAAAAAGGGATTTTTCTAATTTCATTAAAGGATAGGACAAAAAAGGAATTACAACTAAAATTAGAGGAAAAGTATCAAAATAAAGCAGCTGTTTTACGAGCAACAGAAAAACTGGAAGAGCTTGGATATTTAAATGATTTGAATTATGCAATGTCATATATTGAAAGTAAAACATATGGTAAAAATCGTGTTTCATATAATCTTTTTCAAAAGGGAGTCAGAAAAGATATAGTCGAAAAGGCATATTTGGCTCTAGATGAGGAAAAGGAAGAAAATGTTGAAGATGTAAAATTAGAAAAACTGATTGAAAAAAAAGGTAAAAAAGTCAATATAAATAACGAGCGGGACGAAAAAAAAATAAAAGAAGAGCAAAAACTTATACAGTATCTGGCAAGGCAAGGATTTTCTCTTGATAAAATTTTTAAAAAAGTGAAGGAATATAAGGAAAATTATAAATAATGAATCGTGTTTATAAAAATAAAAAATAATAGCAAAGGAGGAAACTAATATGAGAACTGTATTTTACCATCTTGTGCTTGTAGGTACTTTTATTTATGGAAGTATTTTTCATATCTGGTATCTAATATTTAATAGAGGTGAAAAAAGATACAGATATGTGTGTAGAGTAGCAAAAAATTGGGGAAAAAATTTAATATGGGGGTCTGGAAGTAAAGTAAATGTTATTTATAAAAATGGAAGTGAAGAGGAAGTAAGGAAAATACGAGAGAATAATGAAGCTGTCATATTAATTTCAAATCATCAGAGTAATGTTGATATTCCAGCATTACTTGGATATTTGCCACTTAATTTTTCATTTATTGCGAAGAAGGAAATGAAGAAATGGCCTGCTATTGGGCGATGGATGCGTTCGTTTGACTGTATTTTCTTGGATAGGAAAAATGCTAGGCAAGGGATGAAGGATATGAAGGATGCGATAAGTAAAATAAAAAAAGGGCATTCTTATGTGATTTTCCCTGAAGGAAGCAGAAGTAAGGATGGAACAATTGGAGAATTTAAAAAGGGAAGTTTTAAACTTGCGACTGATACAAATGCCAGAATATTACCGATTACGATAGTGGGAACTTATGAGGTGCAAAGCCGTAAAAGTTTGAAAATAACACCAAACAAAAATATAAAAATTATTGTGGATAGACCAGTTGAGTTGAAAAATATGTCGAGGGAAGAAAAAAAAGACGTACATAATGTTGTAAATAAAATTATAAAGGATAATTATAAAGAGGGAAAAAATATTTAATAAGGTCTAACTGAGGTCAGAAGAAAGGAAAGGAACGCTATGAAAGTGTTTTTAGCAACTAAAAATAAGGGAAAAATAAAGGATTTTGAAAAACTGACGGAAGGGATGGATTTGGAAGTTGTAACGATTTTAGATGGGCTGGATATCCCTGATGTTGTAGAAGATGGAAAGACTTTTGAAGAAAATTCTAGGAAGAAGGCAAAGGAAATAGCCGATTATACTCGAATTGTAACAATTTCTGATGATTCAGGGCTTTGTGTTGATAGTTTGGATGGAGGGCCTGGCGTTTATTCGGCAAGGTTTGCTGGAGAAAATGCGAGCGATAGAGAGAGAAATGAAAAATTGCTTGAAGTAATGAAAGATGTAAAGAAAGAGAATAGACAAGCGCATTTTGTGTCTGTTGTGAGTATTGCTTTTCCAAATGGAAAAATTCATTCGTTTCGTGGCGAAGTAAATGGAGAAATTTTGTTTGAGCTGAGAGGAAGTAATGGATTTGGGTATAATCCGTTATTTTATTCGTATGAGCTAAAAAAATCATTTGGAGAAGCTGATGATGAGGAGCGGAAAAGAGTTAGTCACAGGGCTAAAGCGTTTAGAAAACTAATTGATTCAGAACTTCTTAAAGAAAAATAATATTTTTATTCTTAATTTTGAAATTATTTAGAAAAAAGCTGGAAAGGAGCTTGTTATGGAACTTACTGATGAAAAAATTGAACTGAATGGATTGATTCATAAGGGAGTGGGTAAAATTCTGATACTAATGGCAGTATTATCGGTTGTGTATGGAGCGGTATTTTCGATTATAGAGAAGACTTATCATATGCAGGTTGTTGCGGCATTTTTGCCAGTTGCTGCCATTGTTGTCTGGATTTTGTTTATTTTTTTGCGAATCGACAGGCTAAAACTGGAAAAGGGAGAACTTTTGCTAAATAAGAAAAATTTAGATAAAAAAAATGTCTCGGGATATATGGATAAATATGTAGGAACACCAAGAATACATTTTACAGTAGACGGACAGGAAATTTTATTTGAACCTTATGTAAATCGGTACAGCAGAAGCGATACATCTAACAAAATCACAGCCATAGGATTTTTTCTAAAGGAAAAAGGAATTCCTGAAATAAAATATCAAAAACTCTATCGTAAAATTTTGCTTTTAAGATTAGTTATAATTTTAGGAATTGTTGCTCCAGTAATTTTTACAGTTTAAGGGAAATAAAAATACAATGTTGGTAAATCTGAAAATAAATAAATTAAATTTAGAAAAAAATTTAAAAATAGTCCGTTCCATTAATAAAAGCCTTATTTGCGTAATCAAAGATAATTCCTACGGGCTAGGAATTGAAAATATCCTGCCAATACTTCTCGAAAACAAATGTGATTATTTTGCAGTGGCATATATTGAAGAAGTGGTAAAAATTCAAAAGGTGCTGGAAAATTTAAAATTAAAAAAACAGAATGATAAAATAAAAGTAATGGCTCTTAATTATGTAAAGCCTGAAAATGTGGAATATGCAATAAAGAATAATATTGAATTAACAGTTTTTAACTTTTCCCAGTTGATTGATTATCTAAAAATTTTGAATAAATCTTTTGAAAATGCTACGCTAAAAATCCATATAAAAGTAAATATTGGAATGAATCGGCTCGGATTTGATGAAAATGAGATTTTGGAATTAATTGAAATAATAAAAAAATATGAAATAGATCCTTTAAATAATGAATCAAAAAATAAAGTTCTAAAAAATAAAATAGAGATAATCTCGATATTTTCGCATATTTCTGATGCTGAAAATCAGGTTGAAACAGAAAAGCAAGTTGAAAAATATGAAAGAATCTTAAAAATATTTGACGAAAATAATATAAAATATCAGTATAAACATTTACAGGCAAGCCCGTTACTCTTTAAATATGGACAAAAATACAATTATGATTTTGCACGAGTAGGAATGGCACTTTATGGAATGGAGCCTTTGTCTTATGATGTGGGATTATTAGATGTTATAACGGTAAAGTCGCAAATTATAAACATAAGAAATGTAAAGAAAAATGATAAAATTTCCTATGGAGGCAAAGGCATTGTAAAGCAGGATTCTAAAATAGGAATTGTCGCAATAGGCTACGCCCACGGACTTCAAAAGCAGATTGAAAATTCAAGGGAAGCATACGTTTTAGTAAATGGTCAAAAAGCTAAGATTATTGGAGAAATTTGCATGGATATGATTTTTGTTGATTTGACGGATATAGAAAATGTGGAAGTGAATGATGAAGTTGTGATTGTTGGAAGTCAGAAGAATATTGAAAATGGAATTACCAAGAGAATAACATTAAGGCAAGTAGCGAAATGGGCTGGGACAATACAAGATGATGTTTTAACAAAATTTGGAGGAATAAAAAAACAGTAGATTGATTTGGAATTAAATCTTTTTACTGTTTTTATTTTTTATTTTAAAAAATTTTTTCGAGCTGCTTTTTTTTACAATAGATTTGTTCAATAATTTAAATTTTTTTATTTTTATAAGGGGTCAAGATCCTTTGTTTCAAAACATTTGTTTTATTAAATTTTAAATATATATAGTTTCTGAACAAGTTTAATATTTTTTTATGTAAAAGAATAGGTGTATTGTGTAATCAAGAAATATAAGAAAAAGGATTAATTCATTTAGGCGAAGAAATTACTCCAAAAAAAATTAAAATTGATTTTTTTTAATTAAGAAAAATATAATTATCAAGATGAAATACTCGATATTCATAATGTGTACGCTTCTTTCTGTTATTTACATATTGGAGTGTAACGGTTTGTTATATCATAAAAAAAAGAGAAAACTGCCTAAAATTTTCTATTTTTTGAATGAAGCAAATGTGATATAATGAAAATATAAAAATAAACTTGAAAAAGAAAATTTTAAAAGTAAAAGAGGAGTGAGAAAAATGTATAAGATATTAAAAGATAGATTTTTAAGATATGTGAAATTTGAGACAAGATCGGATGAGAAAAGTGAGACTATTCCGTCGACACCGACGCAAATTGAGTTTGCGAAGATTCTCGTGAGGGAATTGGAAGAGATTGGGATGGAAAATGTGTATGTGAATGATGCTTGTTTTGTAAATGCGACATTACCTGGGAATATTGATAAAGATGTACCTGTGATTGGATTTATTGCACATATGGATACTGCGGATTTTAATGCAGTTAATGTTAATCCACAAATTGTGGAAAACTATGATGGAAAAGATATTGTACTGAATGAGGCGAAGGATATTGTGCTGTCGGTTGAGGAGTTTCCTAATTTGAAGAATTATGTTGGGAAAACAGTGATTACTACTGATGGAACTACACTTTTAGGAGCTGATGATAAGTCCGGAATTGTGGAAATTGTTGAAGCGATGAAATATTTGATTGAGCATCCTGAGATTAAGCATGGGATTGTGAAAGTAGCGTTTGGACCTGATGAGGAAATTGGGCGTGGGGCAGATAATTTTAATGTGGAAGAATTTAGGGCGGATTTTGCGTATACGATGGATGGAGGACCTGTTGGAGAGCTTGAATACGAAAGTTTTAATGCTGCTGGAGCTGTTTTCAAGATAAGAGGTAAGAGCGTACATCCTGGAACTGCAAAAGGAAAATTGATAAATGCAAGTTTGATTGCAGCAGAAGTTGTGAACAGTTTTCCAGCTGATGAAGTGCCTGAAAAGACAGAAGGTTATGAAGGGTTCTATTTCCTTGATAAAATCAGTGCAAATTGTGAAGAAGCTGAATTGTCGTATATTTTGAGAGATCATGACAGAGAAAAATTTGAGATGAAGAAAAAATTTGCGGCAAATGTTGCGAAAAAAATTAATGAAAAATATGGAAAAGAATTGGTGAGTGTCGAAATAAAAGATCAATATTACAACATGGGAGAGATAATTAAAGATCACATGAATGTTGTGGAAATTGCTGAAAAGGCGATGAAAAATTTAGGAATAAAGCCAATAATTCAGCCAATTCGTGGTGGAACTGACGGGTCAAAAATTTCATTTATGGGACTTCCTACACCAAATATTTTTGCAGGTGGAGAAAATTTTCATGGAAAATATGAGTTTGTTGCACTTGAAAGTATGATTTTAGCAACTGATGTAATTGTAGAAATTGTGAGGTTGAATGGAGAAGGGAAATAATGAATGAGAAAAGCGTTAGTGAAAACATATATATATGAATTAATTTTTTTGTGTATTTATTTAACAGTTATGAATAAACTTTTGGAAATTTTTGAAGAAAAATTTATTTTAGGAGTTTTCATAATTTTAATAATAAACATAGTGGTGTTTTTTTATTTGATAATTTATTTAATAATTTCTTTAAGATCCCAATATCATGTGTATAAATTGAATCTTTCAAAAAGTATTGTGATGGAGAAAAAACTATATAAGATGACAAAAATTAATATTAAGAAAGATATTCACAGAATTAATTTGTCAGCTTATTACAGGTTATTAAATGAAGAGGAAGAAGCATTGAGATATTTGAATGAAGTGAGAATAAGTAGGTTTACATTCCCAATAGTGAGATGTTGTTATTATATGAATTTAGCAGAATATAAATATTACCATGGGAAAAAAGAAGAAGCTAGAAAAATATTTGATGAGAATATTAAGAAGGAATCTAACAAAAACTTATTAGAAATTTTTTTAGATTATGAAGATAATCCTGAACAGAAGGTTTTTGAACTTGAAAAAATATTACCAAAACAGAGAAATAGGTTGTATAAAATGCAAGTGGAGAATGCTTTGGCAATAACATACGAAGAAATTGGAGATTTTGAAAAAGCAATGAAATTTTATAAGAAAGTGGCTGAAAAAGAGAGTGAAATTTATTTTGTTAAAATTGCTAAAGAAAAGGTTTTGGAATTATCTTCAAAAGGATATTAAAGTTTTAAATTATTTTCTTGAAGATAGATGATTTAAGAAGAAAATTTTGAAAAAGTGTTGAAATTATAGCGTATTTTGTGTTAAAATATTATAATTAAAAAAGTAACGTAAAAATATGGTTTAGTTAGGGAAATTTTGGAAAAAAGCAAAAAATAAGCAAAATTTAAAAACAAAACAAGGAGGATGTTTAAAATGAGTCAAAAAGATAAAGTTGTAATTTCCGAAGGATTGACTTTTGATGATGTGTTGCTGATTCCGCAAGCATCGAATGTTGTGCCGCATGAAGTTTCGTTAAAAACTAATTTAACTAAAAATTTGGTGTTGAATATTCCGATTTTGAGTGCTGCGATGGATACGGTCACAGAATCGAAACTTGCAATTGCACTTGCGAGAGAAGGTGGGATTGGTTTTATTCATAAAAATATGACAATTGAAAGACAGGCTGAAGAGGTATCGAGAGTAAAAAGATATGAAAGCGGGATGATTACAAATCCTATTACATTAAAGGAAGATGCAATTTTAAAAGATGCTAATGATTTGATGAGAAATTATAAAGTTTCTGGATTGCCTGTAGTTGATAATGAAGGTAATTTAAAGGGAATTATTACGAATCGTGACTTAAAATACAGAGAGGACTTGTCATTAAAAGTTGTGGATATTATGACAAAGGATAATTTGGTAACTGCACCTGTTGGAACGACTTTGGAAGGGGCAAAATCTATTCTTTTGGAAAATAGAATTGAAAAATTGCCTATTGTAGAAGGTACTAAATTAAAAGGTCTGATTACAATTAAGGATATTGACAATGTTATTAATTACCCTAATGCCGCAAAAGATAAGGAAGGAAGACTTAGAGTTGGAGCAGGAGTTGGAATTGGGACTGATACTTTAAGAAGAGTAACTGCATTAGTTGAAGCTGGAGTTGATATTATTGCAATTGATTCGGCTCATGGACATTCGATTGGAGTTATTAATAAAATAAAGGAAATTAGAGGGGCCTTTCCTGATTTAGATATTATTGGTGGAAATATTGTAACTCCAGAAGCTGCGCTTGACTTAATTGAAGCTGGGGTAAATGCAGTTAAAGTTGGAGTTGGGCCTGGGTCTATTTGTACAACTAGAGTTGTATCAGGAGTTGGAGTGCCACAAATAACAGCTGTTATGAATATTGCAGAAGTTTGTAAGGATAAGGGAATTGGAGTTATTGCAGATGGTGGTATTAAATTGTC
It encodes:
- the murA gene encoding UDP-N-acetylglucosamine 1-carboxyvinyltransferase; this encodes MVDGFRIKGKTPLNGVITVSGAKNAALPIIIATLVAKGEYILRNVPNLRDIRVTMRLLEDLGMETEKLDENTYKIVNNGFKRTEASYEIVKQMRASFLVMGPMIANLDEAVVSLPGGCAIGSRPVDLHLKGFELLGADITRVHGYVHAKADKLRGAEIPLGFPSVGATQNIMMAAVKTPGKTVISNAAREPEIVDLGNFLNKMGAKITGLGTPNIEIEGVEELHAVEYSIMPDRIEAGTYIIATLITEGNLRIQNAKLEDLGVFKSELEAMGVKFEKNGELLSVIGKARDLKPSKIKTLPHPGFPTDMQPQMMLLQALVNGGSSMEETVFENRFMHVPEFNRMGADITIRHGVAFINGGLPLTGAEVMSSDLRAGAALVLAGLAADGVTVVNRVYHIDRGYDKLELKLNTVGAQIERIKLDI
- the alr gene encoding alanine racemase encodes the protein MLVNLKINKLNLEKNLKIVRSINKSLICVIKDNSYGLGIENILPILLENKCDYFAVAYIEEVVKIQKVLENLKLKKQNDKIKVMALNYVKPENVEYAIKNNIELTVFNFSQLIDYLKILNKSFENATLKIHIKVNIGMNRLGFDENEILELIEIIKKYEIDPLNNESKNKVLKNKIEIISIFSHISDAENQVETEKQVEKYERILKIFDENNIKYQYKHLQASPLLFKYGQKYNYDFARVGMALYGMEPLSYDVGLLDVITVKSQIINIRNVKKNDKISYGGKGIVKQDSKIGIVAIGYAHGLQKQIENSREAYVLVNGQKAKIIGEICMDMIFVDLTDIENVEVNDEVVIVGSQKNIENGITKRITLRQVAKWAGTIQDDVLTKFGGIKKQ
- a CDS encoding tetratricopeptide repeat protein → MRKALVKTYIYELIFLCIYLTVMNKLLEIFEEKFILGVFIILIINIVVFFYLIIYLIISLRSQYHVYKLNLSKSIVMEKKLYKMTKINIKKDIHRINLSAYYRLLNEEEEALRYLNEVRISRFTFPIVRCCYYMNLAEYKYYHGKKEEARKIFDENIKKESNKNLLEIFLDYEDNPEQKVFELEKILPKQRNRLYKMQVENALAITYEEIGDFEKAMKFYKKVAEKESEIYFVKIAKEKVLELSSKGY
- a CDS encoding dTMP kinase, encoding MGKLIIVEGTDGSGKQTQTELLCKKLKEIKGEGKVKKISFPNYESRASEPVKMYLAGEFGETAESVNAYAASVLYSVDRFASFKTEWEKFYENGGIVISDRYTISNMIHQVPKIYDKIEKEKYLDWLTDLEWVKIGIPKPDVVFFLDIPFEISQKLIKDRENKITGKKEKDIHEKDKNYLKNAYEVAKDLSVKYGWNVISCINENKLKEIEDINNEMLRIILKNI
- a CDS encoding regulatory protein RecX, encoding MDISLLIRQRYDLKENDNIERFYDEISYEASLEKGIFLISLKDRTKKELQLKLEEKYQNKAAVLRATEKLEELGYLNDLNYAMSYIESKTYGKNRVSYNLFQKGVRKDIVEKAYLALDEEKEENVEDVKLEKLIEKKGKKVNINNERDEKKIKEEQKLIQYLARQGFSLDKIFKKVKEYKENYK
- a CDS encoding lysophospholipid acyltransferase family protein; translated protein: MRTVFYHLVLVGTFIYGSIFHIWYLIFNRGEKRYRYVCRVAKNWGKNLIWGSGSKVNVIYKNGSEEEVRKIRENNEAVILISNHQSNVDIPALLGYLPLNFSFIAKKEMKKWPAIGRWMRSFDCIFLDRKNARQGMKDMKDAISKIKKGHSYVIFPEGSRSKDGTIGEFKKGSFKLATDTNARILPITIVGTYEVQSRKSLKITPNKNIKIIVDRPVELKNMSREEKKDVHNVVNKIIKDNYKEGKNI
- a CDS encoding type II toxin-antitoxin system HicA family toxin, with amino-acid sequence MVPDHKQELGKGLEHRILKQAGLK
- the pepT gene encoding peptidase T, yielding MYKILKDRFLRYVKFETRSDEKSETIPSTPTQIEFAKILVRELEEIGMENVYVNDACFVNATLPGNIDKDVPVIGFIAHMDTADFNAVNVNPQIVENYDGKDIVLNEAKDIVLSVEEFPNLKNYVGKTVITTDGTTLLGADDKSGIVEIVEAMKYLIEHPEIKHGIVKVAFGPDEEIGRGADNFNVEEFRADFAYTMDGGPVGELEYESFNAAGAVFKIRGKSVHPGTAKGKLINASLIAAEVVNSFPADEVPEKTEGYEGFYFLDKISANCEEAELSYILRDHDREKFEMKKKFAANVAKKINEKYGKELVSVEIKDQYYNMGEIIKDHMNVVEIAEKAMKNLGIKPIIQPIRGGTDGSKISFMGLPTPNIFAGGENFHGKYEFVALESMILATDVIVEIVRLNGEGK
- the guaB gene encoding IMP dehydrogenase, yielding MSQKDKVVISEGLTFDDVLLIPQASNVVPHEVSLKTNLTKNLVLNIPILSAAMDTVTESKLAIALAREGGIGFIHKNMTIERQAEEVSRVKRYESGMITNPITLKEDAILKDANDLMRNYKVSGLPVVDNEGNLKGIITNRDLKYREDLSLKVVDIMTKDNLVTAPVGTTLEGAKSILLENRIEKLPIVEGTKLKGLITIKDIDNVINYPNAAKDKEGRLRVGAGVGIGTDTLRRVTALVEAGVDIIAIDSAHGHSIGVINKIKEIRGAFPDLDIIGGNIVTPEAALDLIEAGVNAVKVGVGPGSICTTRVVSGVGVPQITAVMNIAEVCKDKGIGVIADGGIKLSGDVVKAIAAGADCVMLGGMLAGTDEAPGEEILYNGRKFKTYAGMGSLAAMKRGSSDRYFQLEAATEKLVPEGIESMVPHKGALKDTVYQICGGLRSGMGYCGTPTIKELKENGKFVKITGAGLKESHPHDVIITKEAPNYNNSNN
- a CDS encoding XTP/dITP diphosphatase, with amino-acid sequence MKVFLATKNKGKIKDFEKLTEGMDLEVVTILDGLDIPDVVEDGKTFEENSRKKAKEIADYTRIVTISDDSGLCVDSLDGGPGVYSARFAGENASDRERNEKLLEVMKDVKKENRQAHFVSVVSIAFPNGKIHSFRGEVNGEILFELRGSNGFGYNPLFYSYELKKSFGEADDEERKRVSHRAKAFRKLIDSELLKEK
- the recA gene encoding recombinase RecA, with protein sequence MARKKAEEKDDKGLSEREKMLNLALKQIEKDYGEGAIMKLGENQKMNIRAISTGSLNLDIALGIGGVPRGRIVEIYGAESSGKTTLALHIIAEAQKAGGTVAFIDAEHALDPVYAKALGVNIDELLISQPDTGEQALEISDMLVRSGAMDVIVVDSVAALVPKAEIEGEMGDQQMGLQARLMSKALRKLTGTIAKSDTVMIFINQIREKIGGFSFTPGPQTTTSGGRALKFFSTVRMEVKRVGSVKQGDDVIGNEVLVKVTKNKVAPPFKEARFNVMYGQGISRIGEVLDAAINLGIASKAGAWFSYGEERLGQGRVNVENMLKENKELYGRLEKDVLEAIRPKQEEVKQENPENDQAQNDGNGEIEGNEN
- a CDS encoding type II toxin-antitoxin system HicB family antitoxin, with product MVVYPAIFHKSVEGGYVVVFPDFDYGATEGKSLEEAMEMAEDYIGTWLYDDFVNNRKLTVPSKLNDISIEISEDEKEFYVEGESFKTLVALDMLKYVSECKNTVVRKNVSIPSWLNEMAKNQNLNFSQILQNALKQELKIEY